A window of the Brassica napus cultivar Da-Ae chromosome A2, Da-Ae, whole genome shotgun sequence genome harbors these coding sequences:
- the LOC125587834 gene encoding uncharacterized protein LOC125587834, producing the protein MCSLTIQLSLLQSLSRPSSSFSPNLEPKLSTSSVSFPLKMKSRICNKSLVLRVKSYGSSNNQPSDSSAEFTPPSGNLPKTRRDILLEYVQNVKPEFMELFVKRAPKHVVDAMRQTVTNMIGTLPPQFFAVTVTSVAENLAQLMMSVLMTGYMFRNAQYRLELQQSLEQVALPEPRNKRADDQDYAPGTQKNVSGEVIRWNNISGPEKIDAKKYIELLEAEIEELNRQVGRKSANEQNEILEFLKSLEPQNLKELTSTAGEDVAVAMNAFIKRLLAVSDTDPKQMKTNVTETSATDLAKLLYWLMVVGYSIRNIEVRFDMERVLGTNAKLAELPPGEII; encoded by the exons ATGTGCTCGTTAACGATTCAGTTATCGCTCTTGCAATCACTATCTCGCCCCTCCTCGTCATTTTCTCCCAACCTTGAACCTaaactctctacttcctctgtGAGCTTTCCTCTGAAGATGAAGTCGAGAATTTGCAATAAAAGTTTGGTTCTGAGAGTTAAGTCTTATGGTTCTTCAAATAATCAGCCTTCTGATTCCTCTGCAGAGTTCACACCTCCCAGTGGCAACCTG CCCAAAACCAGGAGGGATATTTTACTGGAGTATGTTCAGAATGTGAAACCTGAGTTTATGGAGTTGTTCGTTAAACGCGCGCCTAAACAT GTGGTTGATGCAATGCGACAGACTGTGACAAATATGATTGGAACGCTACCTCCCCAGTTTTTTGCCGTTACAGTCACCTCT GTTGCTGAAAACCTTGCACAGTTGATGATGAGCGTATTGATGACCGGATACATGTTCAGAAACGCTCAATATCGTCTTGAATTGCAACAAAGTTTAGAGCAGGTTGCTCTTCCTGAACCACGCAATAAAAGG GCGGATGATCAAGACTATGCACCTGGGACTCAAAAGAATGTATCAGGGGAAGTGATCAGATGGAATAACATTTCTGGTCCCGAGAAAATTGATGCGAAAAAGTATATCGAGCTTCTGGAAGCAGAGATCGAAGAACTCAACCGTCAAGTAGGGAGAAAATCTGCGAATGAGCAGAACGAAATTTTGGAGTTTCTAAAATCTCTCGAGCCTCAAAATCTTAAG GAGCTTACAAGCACTGCAGGCGAAGATGTTGCTGTGGCTATGAATGCATTTATCAAGCGGCTTCTAGCTGTTTCGGACACAGATCCAAAGCAAATGAAG ACGAATGTGACAGAGACAAGCGCAACGGACCTTGCAAAATTGTTGTATTGGCTAATGGTGGTTGGTTATAGCATTCGCAATATTGAGGTCCGGTTTGATATGGAACGTGTGCTTGGTACTAATGCGAAGCTCGCAGAGCTGCCTCCTGGTGAAATTATTTGA